A DNA window from Maribellus comscasis contains the following coding sequences:
- a CDS encoding alpha-glucuronidase family glycosyl hydrolase, with protein sequence MIKYAKIFLFIFLPGIISCQGENVVRVYFPKSSPILKYGISKFADQIDISTYDISHEPETQNQPSVFILTPGFYPNQEAEAIFKVHHQDITNDGYKIKREKNKVYVIGATERGCLYGILDITEQLKSGISLDKIEEKHVNPAISFRAIKFNLPWSSYRGGPSTEVHVETCKDLEFWEAFLDMMVKNRLNALTLWNRHPFTNMIRAANFPMATLLSEEELEEWQLFWKALFKMAKNRGIETYMVNWNIVVSPEFAKAYETRQYGDTSDLVKTYTRESVTQLINEYEDLTGLGVTLADWMGNHGVEYMTPSEREDWIEDTFIQGIANANRKVKFIHRAVLAGAPKEMRRVIDKADLPEKTIVEVKFNWSHGHSSPKLLLTHANHQGTIEKDFWYPMPENYFIAWMIRNEDFFVLRWGDPEFIRSHIKINNHEYVDGYFVGSECYIPAKDYSHIDPHPDKTWKYAFEKQWLFYHLWGRLMYNPNESDEALAKEFNKRYQNAEPLKLLNAYTLASKVPELIATFYKATWDFTLYSEGFLSVSPVGFSDGKSPFISIEELIKHETLDPKYLNIIDYVDKLNGGSFISGEIITPLQLANTIDEECNEALSIINGINTSDSNPALKSELDDIATWCNLGFYFADKIRAGVALQTYITKKQEMDKRKAISLLEKCLGHWKNVIKLTADRYQEMPYSGTHFDGTFHWSDYLKDVEADIEFAKEVE encoded by the coding sequence ATGATCAAATACGCTAAAATATTCCTATTTATTTTTTTACCTGGCATTATTTCATGTCAGGGAGAGAATGTTGTTCGCGTATATTTTCCTAAATCCTCACCGATTCTAAAGTACGGAATTTCAAAATTCGCTGACCAAATAGACATTTCAACATATGATATTAGCCACGAGCCTGAAACCCAAAACCAGCCTTCTGTTTTTATTTTAACACCTGGGTTCTATCCCAATCAGGAAGCAGAGGCTATTTTTAAAGTTCATCATCAGGATATAACAAATGATGGTTATAAAATAAAACGGGAAAAGAACAAAGTTTATGTAATTGGTGCAACGGAAAGAGGCTGTTTGTACGGAATTCTGGATATAACAGAACAGTTGAAAAGTGGAATTTCCCTGGATAAAATCGAAGAGAAACATGTTAATCCCGCAATATCATTTCGGGCCATAAAATTTAATTTGCCCTGGTCGTCGTATCGGGGAGGTCCTTCAACAGAAGTTCATGTTGAAACGTGCAAAGATCTGGAATTTTGGGAAGCTTTTTTAGATATGATGGTTAAAAACAGGCTCAATGCATTGACGCTGTGGAACCGCCATCCTTTTACAAATATGATCAGAGCCGCAAATTTTCCCATGGCCACACTACTAAGCGAGGAGGAACTTGAAGAGTGGCAGTTGTTCTGGAAAGCCTTGTTTAAAATGGCTAAAAACAGAGGCATTGAAACTTATATGGTCAACTGGAATATTGTGGTTTCTCCGGAATTTGCAAAAGCATATGAAACCAGACAATACGGTGACACATCGGATCTTGTAAAAACATATACACGCGAGTCGGTGACCCAGCTGATAAATGAATACGAGGATCTTACAGGGCTTGGTGTGACATTAGCCGACTGGATGGGAAATCATGGGGTTGAATATATGACACCTTCCGAACGTGAAGATTGGATAGAGGATACATTCATCCAGGGAATAGCTAATGCAAACAGAAAAGTAAAATTTATACACAGGGCTGTATTGGCGGGCGCTCCAAAAGAGATGAGAAGGGTAATTGATAAAGCTGATTTGCCTGAAAAAACAATTGTAGAAGTAAAGTTCAACTGGTCGCACGGGCATTCCAGCCCCAAATTATTGCTTACTCATGCTAACCATCAGGGGACAATTGAGAAAGATTTCTGGTATCCAATGCCTGAAAACTATTTTATAGCATGGATGATCAGAAACGAAGATTTCTTTGTCCTTAGGTGGGGAGATCCTGAGTTTATTAGATCGCATATCAAGATTAATAACCACGAATATGTTGACGGTTATTTTGTTGGTTCTGAATGTTATATTCCGGCAAAAGATTATTCACATATTGATCCTCACCCTGATAAAACGTGGAAGTATGCATTTGAAAAACAGTGGTTGTTTTACCATTTGTGGGGAAGGTTGATGTACAATCCAAATGAATCCGACGAAGCACTTGCCAAAGAATTTAACAAGCGATATCAAAATGCAGAGCCCTTAAAATTGCTAAATGCATATACGCTGGCCTCAAAAGTTCCGGAACTTATAGCTACATTTTACAAAGCTACCTGGGATTTCACATTATACAGTGAAGGGTTTTTGTCGGTATCACCGGTTGGTTTTAGTGATGGGAAGTCGCCTTTTATATCCATTGAGGAATTGATTAAGCATGAAACGCTTGACCCGAAATACCTGAATATAATTGATTATGTGGATAAGTTGAATGGTGGAAGTTTCATCAGTGGTGAAATCATCACTCCTTTGCAGCTTGCAAACACTATTGATGAAGAATGCAACGAAGCTCTTTCAATAATCAACGGAATTAATACATCTGATAGTAATCCAGCTTTAAAATCTGAGTTGGATGACATTGCCACCTGGTGTAACCTTGGTTTCTATTTCGCAGATAAAATTCGGGCAGGAGTTGCACTTCAAACATACATTACAAAAAAACAGGAGATGGATAAACGAAAAGCGATAAGCTTATTGGAAAAATGCTTGGGTCACTGGAAAAATGTGATCAAGCTTACAGCTGACCGGTATCAAGAGATGCCGTATTCAGGTACGCATTTCGATGGTACTTTTCATTGGAGTGACTATTTAAAAGATGTGGAAGCTGATATTGAATTCGCGAAAGAAGTTGAATAA
- a CDS encoding sulfatase family protein translates to MKKNNLLKLSILLLLFSVGCREKILEKDQFPNVIIFFCDDLGYGDIGPFGHPTIHTPNLDKMAEEGQKWTNFYVAAPVCTPSRAGILTGRLPIRSGMCSENRRVLFPDSEGGLPPSEITIAKALKTKGYSTACIGKWHLGHLPQYSPNAHGFDYYFGIPYSNDMDREEGVKPYESCIDPKVEYFNVPLMRNSEIIERPANQETITKRYTKEAINFIDENKSKPFFLYLAHSMPHVPLFRSEDFANKSLRGVYGDVIEELDWSIGRILDKLEESGLDENTMVVFTSDNGPWLIFNEFGGSAGLLRGGKGGTFEGGMREPTVFWWPGKIEHRIVMDIGSTLDLLPTICSLTGIELDKDRIYDGFDLSPVLFSGEKSERNIIYYYRDTEVYAIRNGSFKAHFKTKDEYGSNETISHNPPLLYDLNVDPSEKYNISDKHPHIIQEMKVLLKEHQSTVVPVENQLEKFENKEEDYQSKSL, encoded by the coding sequence ATGAAAAAAAATAATTTATTGAAACTGTCAATATTATTGTTGCTTTTTAGCGTTGGATGTAGAGAAAAAATTTTGGAAAAAGACCAGTTTCCTAATGTCATTATCTTCTTCTGCGATGACCTTGGTTATGGCGATATCGGACCATTTGGGCACCCAACTATCCATACGCCCAATTTGGATAAAATGGCTGAAGAGGGACAAAAATGGACAAACTTCTATGTCGCGGCACCAGTTTGTACCCCAAGTAGGGCAGGAATACTTACAGGGCGATTACCGATACGTTCAGGGATGTGTAGCGAAAACAGAAGGGTTTTGTTTCCTGATTCAGAAGGCGGATTGCCACCAAGTGAGATTACGATTGCCAAAGCGTTAAAAACAAAAGGCTATTCAACAGCTTGTATTGGCAAATGGCATTTGGGACATTTGCCACAATATAGTCCTAATGCACATGGATTTGATTATTATTTTGGCATACCATACAGCAATGATATGGATAGGGAAGAAGGTGTAAAACCTTATGAATCATGCATCGATCCGAAAGTTGAATACTTTAATGTACCTCTCATGCGTAATTCAGAGATTATTGAACGACCAGCAAATCAAGAAACAATTACTAAAAGATATACTAAGGAAGCAATCAATTTTATTGATGAGAACAAGAGTAAACCTTTTTTTCTTTATCTGGCACATTCAATGCCACATGTCCCGCTCTTCAGATCAGAAGATTTTGCAAATAAGAGTCTTCGTGGAGTTTATGGAGACGTAATTGAAGAATTGGATTGGAGCATAGGAAGGATTCTGGATAAATTAGAAGAAAGTGGTTTAGATGAAAATACCATGGTGGTTTTTACATCTGATAATGGGCCTTGGCTGATTTTCAACGAATTTGGTGGGAGTGCCGGTTTGTTGAGAGGTGGAAAGGGAGGAACGTTTGAAGGAGGAATGCGGGAACCGACCGTGTTTTGGTGGCCTGGAAAAATCGAACACCGGATTGTAATGGATATTGGTTCTACCTTGGATTTACTCCCTACAATATGCAGCCTAACCGGCATTGAATTGGATAAGGATCGGATTTATGATGGTTTTGATCTATCTCCCGTTTTATTTAGTGGTGAAAAAAGTGAAAGAAACATAATTTATTACTATCGTGATACCGAAGTCTATGCAATTCGGAATGGATCTTTCAAGGCACATTTTAAAACAAAGGATGAATACGGTTCAAACGAAACGATATCTCACAATCCTCCGCTATTGTATGACTTAAATGTAGACCCTTCAGAGAAATATAACATATCAGATAAACATCCTCATATAATTCAGGAGATGAAGGTTTTGCTTAAAGAGCATCAATCAACAGTTGTCCCAGTTGAAAATCAGTTAGAAAAATTTGAGAACAAAGAGGAAGATTATCAATCAAAAAGTTTGTAG
- a CDS encoding MFS transporter, with amino-acid sequence MNDKTNKQLFYASCLSLMSAALIFISREHLGHILIQEEQILTTAEFGNISGWAFKGTALALLIFSPLIDWFGLKRGMILAWVFQMLGIVGFIVSENATIMLIAMTMAGFGWGILETTINPLCAAQYPTQKTKMLNILHAWWPAGLIIGGLFSRFVLDTFSAPWQAYMLIMVVPVVIYGFLIFNKTFPQTERVNANVSNTKMFRSALKPGFLILLFCMSLTASSELAPNQWLETMFKEYANASGTLILVYGSFIMFFLRFFAGPLAKAINPVGIMTVSAILASIGLILLSQAAKSQNIAFIYASATVFYLGVCYMWPTMYSLAAELHPDGGGLTIGLTGFVGMLGVSVWIPQIGSLGSSYGLAHAFFIVSWLPALAFVVFAIWWIKLKRTSGYKIVKL; translated from the coding sequence ATGAACGATAAGACGAACAAACAACTATTTTATGCCAGTTGCCTTTCTCTTATGTCTGCTGCGCTGATATTTATTTCAAGAGAGCATTTGGGGCACATCTTAATCCAGGAAGAACAAATTCTCACCACAGCAGAATTCGGCAATATCTCCGGCTGGGCATTTAAGGGGACGGCCCTTGCCCTGCTCATTTTTTCGCCGTTAATCGACTGGTTTGGGCTTAAACGCGGGATGATCCTAGCATGGGTATTTCAGATGCTTGGGATTGTCGGTTTTATCGTAAGTGAAAATGCTACAATCATGTTAATAGCGATGACCATGGCCGGTTTTGGTTGGGGAATTCTTGAAACAACTATAAATCCATTATGTGCTGCTCAATATCCAACCCAAAAAACAAAGATGCTTAACATTCTGCATGCCTGGTGGCCGGCTGGTTTGATTATCGGCGGTTTGTTCAGCAGGTTTGTTCTGGATACGTTTTCCGCGCCCTGGCAAGCCTACATGTTAATCATGGTTGTTCCTGTTGTTATTTATGGCTTTCTGATTTTCAATAAAACATTCCCCCAAACAGAACGGGTTAATGCCAATGTTTCAAATACAAAAATGTTCAGGTCAGCTTTAAAGCCGGGGTTTCTTATCCTGCTGTTTTGCATGTCCTTAACCGCATCATCAGAACTTGCCCCAAACCAGTGGCTGGAAACCATGTTTAAGGAATATGCCAATGCCAGCGGAACGCTAATTCTTGTGTATGGCAGTTTTATCATGTTTTTCCTGCGGTTTTTTGCCGGGCCGCTGGCTAAGGCAATTAATCCGGTCGGAATAATGACAGTTTCTGCCATACTTGCTTCAATTGGATTAATCTTGTTATCGCAAGCAGCAAAATCACAAAATATAGCCTTCATATACGCTTCAGCAACGGTGTTCTACCTGGGAGTGTGCTATATGTGGCCAACCATGTATTCGTTAGCCGCTGAACTGCATCCTGATGGCGGAGGGCTAACCATTGGCCTTACCGGGTTTGTCGGGATGTTGGGTGTCAGTGTCTGGATTCCGCAAATTGGATCGTTGGGAAGTTCATATGGCCTTGCACATGCGTTTTTCATCGTATCATGGCTGCCCGCGCTGGCTTTTGTTGTTTTTGCAATCTGGTGGATAAAATTGAAAAGGACAAGTGGATATAAAATTGTGAAACTATGA
- a CDS encoding ADP-ribosylglycohydrolase family protein, with product MINNKVLLIGIFILFLHSSMSARNSSGESSEIVMKKEVLMDKVKGAWAAQTIGVTFGIPVEFKFNTMMVPDYLKLDYNENSLINEYTHTPGTYDDIYMDLTFVDVIEKEGIDAPAQSFADAFTYADYKLWNANQMGRYNIMNGLKPPASGHWLNNPCADDIDFQIEADFAGIMAPGMINSAVEICDKVGHIMNYGDGYYGGVFVAGLYSMAMVSNDTKDIKNIVQKALSVIPPESQFAQCIQDVILSYEENPHDWKLAWFKVSRKWSEDIGNPIGVFKPFNIDAKINAAWVVIGLLFGEGDFTKTFEIATRCGDDADCNPATAGGILGAITGFKNIPDYWKQGLDKVENIPFYGTEISLSKAYQLSYKHAEQMIVRNGGNITENELIIKTQGPVEIPLEVSFKGHYPTQSIIPSKVGNNIEFEFEGIGFVLAAPPNGVNYEENYVFEIELYINGKLVEEAKIPTEFNKRRYVLCWRYELPRTRHHVLIKIRNPSLKYEMPFRHAIVYDDKPNKLDFDFKK from the coding sequence ATGATAAATAATAAAGTGCTTCTGATAGGAATATTCATACTCTTTTTACACTCAAGTATGAGTGCCCGGAATAGTAGTGGGGAGTCCTCTGAAATTGTGATGAAAAAAGAGGTTTTAATGGATAAAGTTAAAGGTGCCTGGGCCGCCCAAACCATTGGGGTAACTTTTGGAATTCCTGTTGAGTTCAAGTTCAATACCATGATGGTTCCGGACTACTTAAAGCTTGATTATAACGAAAATTCCCTGATAAATGAATATACCCATACCCCCGGAACTTACGATGACATATACATGGATCTCACTTTTGTAGATGTAATTGAGAAAGAGGGAATTGATGCCCCGGCGCAGTCATTTGCCGATGCCTTTACCTATGCTGATTACAAACTCTGGAATGCCAATCAAATGGGGAGGTACAATATTATGAACGGCTTAAAGCCACCGGCTTCAGGCCACTGGCTCAATAACCCATGTGCCGACGATATAGATTTTCAGATAGAAGCTGACTTTGCAGGAATTATGGCTCCCGGCATGATAAATTCAGCGGTTGAGATTTGCGATAAGGTAGGCCATATCATGAACTATGGCGATGGTTATTACGGGGGAGTTTTTGTAGCCGGGCTGTATTCTATGGCGATGGTTTCGAACGATACGAAAGATATAAAAAACATCGTGCAGAAGGCCCTGTCAGTAATTCCACCTGAAAGCCAGTTTGCTCAATGTATTCAAGATGTTATTTTAAGTTATGAAGAAAATCCGCATGATTGGAAACTCGCATGGTTTAAAGTCAGTCGAAAATGGAGTGAAGATATAGGTAATCCAATAGGTGTTTTTAAACCGTTTAACATTGACGCAAAAATTAATGCTGCCTGGGTTGTTATCGGATTGCTTTTTGGCGAAGGAGATTTTACTAAAACTTTCGAGATTGCCACACGTTGCGGCGACGATGCTGATTGTAACCCCGCTACAGCAGGCGGAATATTAGGAGCCATAACTGGTTTTAAAAATATTCCCGACTATTGGAAACAGGGACTGGACAAGGTGGAAAATATCCCCTTTTACGGTACTGAAATCTCACTTTCTAAAGCCTATCAACTGTCATACAAACACGCTGAACAAATGATAGTTAGAAATGGAGGAAACATTACAGAGAATGAGCTGATAATTAAAACACAGGGACCAGTTGAAATACCATTAGAGGTTTCATTTAAGGGACATTACCCAACCCAATCAATAATTCCATCAAAAGTTGGAAATAATATTGAATTTGAGTTTGAAGGGATTGGATTTGTATTAGCTGCACCACCGAATGGCGTAAATTACGAAGAGAATTACGTTTTTGAAATTGAACTTTATATTAATGGGAAATTAGTAGAGGAAGCCAAAATTCCAACAGAGTTTAATAAAAGGAGATATGTTCTCTGCTGGAGATATGAATTGCCAAGAACCAGACACCATGTTTTAATTAAGATACGGAATCCATCATTGAAATATGAGATGCCATTCAGGCACGCAATTGTATATGATGATAAACCGAACAAACTGGATTTTGACTTTAAAAAATAG